Proteins encoded in a region of the Halothiobacillus diazotrophicus genome:
- a CDS encoding energy transducer TonB, translated as MKPTMSRAETVSSPIALDFSIPKERRLSLPKAIMVALVIEAALIAGIAYVSTQHKKAPEKITQVTEFIPMSMPAPTPPKPVEPPPPEPPPPPEPVPPPPPPPPEPTPPPKPDPIKTEPPKPLPKSPIQEPPKPKPVHHEKPKPHKPKPKKVEPPKEPPKPTPPPKPVAEKAPPAPPKPAEPAPPKPAQAGASSEAKSVSRVKPDYPRRALNAGIEGWVKLRFTVTADGHVDHVTVIESNPPRLFDRAAVDAVKHWEFKPKMVDGKAVDGQVEQVIQFKLSDQ; from the coding sequence GTGAAACCCACGATGAGTCGGGCGGAAACCGTTTCCTCGCCCATCGCGCTGGATTTCAGCATTCCCAAGGAACGGCGCCTCTCCTTGCCCAAGGCGATCATGGTGGCCTTGGTGATCGAAGCAGCGCTGATCGCCGGCATCGCCTATGTGTCGACCCAACACAAGAAAGCACCGGAGAAAATCACCCAGGTCACCGAATTCATCCCCATGTCCATGCCGGCACCCACGCCGCCCAAGCCCGTGGAGCCCCCGCCCCCGGAACCCCCGCCACCACCGGAGCCGGTGCCGCCACCGCCGCCACCGCCGCCTGAGCCGACGCCACCGCCAAAGCCGGATCCGATCAAGACCGAGCCGCCCAAGCCGCTACCGAAATCGCCGATTCAGGAGCCGCCCAAGCCAAAGCCGGTTCATCACGAGAAGCCGAAGCCGCATAAGCCCAAGCCGAAAAAGGTAGAGCCGCCCAAGGAACCGCCAAAACCGACGCCACCCCCGAAACCCGTGGCCGAGAAGGCGCCACCGGCACCGCCCAAGCCCGCCGAACCGGCACCACCCAAACCCGCGCAAGCCGGTGCGAGCAGCGAAGCGAAAAGCGTCAGCCGCGTGAAGCCGGACTATCCGCGACGTGCCTTGAACGCCGGTATCGAAGGCTGGGTCAAGCTCCGGTTCACCGTCACGGCCGACGGACATGTCGACCACGTGACCGTCATCGAATCGAACCCGCCACGCCTGTTCGATCGCGCTGCCGTGGATGCGGTCAAGCACTGGGAGTTCAAGCCCAAGATGGTAGACGGCAAGGCGGTTGATGGTCAGGTGGAACAGGTGATCCAGTTCAAGCTGAGCGATCAGTAA
- a CDS encoding 8-oxoguanine deaminase — MNRILIHNADVLVTMNADREELPHASLLVVDSRIVHIDSAARMLLWIQQDPGNRQPDRILDAQGCVVTPGLVNCHHHLYQTLTRTIGTGEGKVLFDWLKMLYPIWAEMDPEAIYTSTQVGLAELLLSGATTVADHLYLFPNGIRLDDEIAAAQELGVRFHPTRGSMSLGESQGGLPPDRVVESEAAILEDSQRVIETFHDPEPLAMVRIGLAPCSPFSVTGDLMRESARLARSYRRVGLHTHLAETLDEDRFCLEQFGMRPLEYAESVEWMGADVWFAHMVHPTEPEIQRMAHHCSGVCHCPSSNMILASGIAPVRRMVDLGVRVGLGVDGSASNDGNHMLGEARQAMLLQRVGWPGFESRADRFSAREALELATLGGARVLQRDDIGSLEVGKAADIVAFRIDDLGHAGALGDPVAALVTCAPARAWFSLINGRIVVEDHQVVGLDVDMLVKRHNRSSRTMLKKAGVL, encoded by the coding sequence ATGAATCGAATCCTCATCCATAATGCCGACGTTCTGGTCACCATGAATGCCGACCGCGAGGAGTTGCCCCATGCCAGCCTCCTCGTCGTCGATTCACGGATCGTCCACATCGATTCCGCCGCCCGAATGCTGCTCTGGATCCAGCAGGATCCCGGCAACCGCCAACCGGACCGAATCCTCGATGCTCAGGGCTGTGTCGTCACGCCGGGCCTCGTCAATTGCCATCATCATCTCTACCAGACCCTGACCCGCACCATCGGCACCGGGGAAGGCAAGGTACTCTTCGATTGGCTGAAGATGCTCTACCCCATATGGGCAGAAATGGATCCCGAGGCCATCTATACCAGCACACAGGTTGGCCTCGCCGAATTGCTGCTGTCCGGCGCCACCACCGTCGCCGATCATCTTTATCTCTTTCCCAACGGCATTCGACTCGATGACGAGATTGCTGCCGCGCAGGAACTGGGGGTGCGTTTTCATCCGACCCGCGGCAGCATGAGCCTCGGCGAAAGCCAGGGCGGCCTTCCCCCGGATCGCGTGGTCGAATCCGAAGCGGCCATTCTCGAGGACAGCCAGCGGGTCATCGAAACCTTTCACGACCCGGAACCGCTCGCCATGGTTCGGATCGGTCTCGCCCCCTGCTCCCCGTTCAGCGTCACCGGCGACCTCATGCGCGAAAGCGCGCGGCTAGCCCGAAGCTACCGCCGCGTCGGGCTGCACACCCATCTGGCCGAAACCCTGGATGAGGATCGTTTCTGCCTCGAACAATTCGGCATGCGTCCGCTGGAATACGCCGAGTCGGTGGAGTGGATGGGCGCGGACGTCTGGTTCGCGCACATGGTGCACCCGACGGAACCGGAAATTCAGCGAATGGCCCATCATTGCTCCGGGGTCTGTCATTGCCCGAGCAGCAACATGATTCTCGCTTCCGGCATCGCGCCGGTGCGTCGGATGGTGGATCTGGGGGTGCGGGTCGGCCTGGGCGTGGACGGCTCGGCCAGCAACGACGGCAACCACATGCTGGGCGAAGCGCGACAGGCGATGCTGCTGCAGCGCGTCGGCTGGCCCGGCTTCGAATCCCGCGCCGACCGATTTTCCGCCCGGGAAGCGCTGGAACTGGCTACGCTCGGTGGCGCACGGGTGCTGCAGCGCGACGACATCGGCAGTCTGGAAGTCGGCAAGGCTGCGGATATTGTCGCCTTCCGCATCGACGATCTGGGCCATGCCGGTGCCCTGGGGGATCCGGTTGCCGCCCTCGTCACCTGTGCACCGGCGCGCGCCTGGTTTTCACTGATCAACGGACGGATCGTGGTCGAGGATCATCAGGTCGTTGGGCTCGACGTTGACATGCTGGTCAAGCGTCATAACCGGTCCAGCAGAACCATGCTGAAAAAAGCCGGGGTACTTTGA
- a CDS encoding alkaline phosphatase D family protein produces MTQSNDLPSADRREFLRTGVTAGALVVGGFWPFPSAWAEPAPPGVLHAGPMQGYVASRSGIVWLQTPGAADVFVEFAPVDKPDDKRRTDPQKTVAEQAFCAHISIDDLTPGVNYHCQPYVNNQPVADKTLLLRTQKIWMWRGPAPDFTVLTGSCAYINDPFYERPGKPYGGGYEIYEPMAREQADLMVWLGDNLYFREPDLLSPEGMSLRYRKDRAFAPLQKFLRSTPQVAIWDDHDYGPNDSEMSFQFKGHALELFKTYWANPSYGLPGSPGVFTKVSQYDADFFLLDDRWYRDADRTSPGDRGKVMFGPEQMNWLRNALLFSKAKFKIIAAGGQFFNDDDAYEGWNQYPIERAEFLGWLQQYQIPGVLFLSGDRHITELIRYPRPHYGGKRDYPLIEFTSSPINSGPAEGDDDPNRVPGTLVTERNYGVLKFTGKGKDRTLELATKDTKGQTKWTHRITLADLGWD; encoded by the coding sequence ATGACCCAATCCAACGATCTGCCCTCGGCGGATCGGCGGGAATTCCTGCGCACCGGCGTCACGGCCGGTGCGCTCGTCGTTGGTGGTTTCTGGCCGTTTCCGTCGGCCTGGGCCGAACCGGCGCCACCCGGAGTTCTTCATGCCGGTCCCATGCAAGGTTACGTCGCATCCCGTTCCGGTATCGTCTGGCTGCAGACGCCTGGCGCGGCGGACGTCTTCGTCGAATTTGCGCCCGTGGACAAGCCGGACGACAAACGACGGACCGATCCGCAGAAAACCGTGGCCGAGCAGGCATTCTGCGCCCATATCTCGATCGACGACCTGACGCCCGGCGTGAATTATCACTGCCAGCCTTACGTCAACAACCAACCCGTCGCCGACAAGACACTCCTGCTGCGCACGCAGAAGATCTGGATGTGGCGTGGACCGGCACCGGATTTCACCGTACTGACCGGATCCTGCGCCTACATCAACGATCCGTTCTACGAACGCCCCGGCAAACCCTATGGCGGCGGCTACGAAATCTACGAACCCATGGCCCGCGAACAGGCCGACCTGATGGTCTGGCTGGGCGACAACCTGTATTTCCGCGAACCGGACCTGCTCAGTCCCGAAGGCATGTCGCTGCGCTACCGCAAGGATCGGGCCTTCGCCCCCCTGCAGAAATTCCTGCGTTCGACCCCACAGGTCGCCATCTGGGACGACCACGACTACGGCCCCAACGACAGCGAGATGAGTTTCCAGTTCAAGGGCCACGCCCTGGAACTCTTCAAGACCTACTGGGCCAACCCGAGTTACGGATTGCCTGGCTCGCCGGGCGTGTTCACCAAGGTGAGCCAGTATGATGCGGACTTCTTCCTGCTGGACGACCGCTGGTACCGCGATGCGGACCGGACGAGTCCGGGCGATCGAGGCAAGGTGATGTTCGGCCCCGAGCAGATGAACTGGCTGCGTAATGCCCTGCTCTTCTCGAAGGCAAAGTTCAAGATCATCGCGGCCGGTGGCCAGTTCTTCAACGACGACGATGCCTACGAGGGCTGGAACCAGTACCCGATCGAACGGGCCGAATTCCTGGGCTGGCTGCAGCAATACCAGATTCCCGGAGTCCTCTTCCTGTCCGGTGATCGGCACATCACCGAACTGATCCGCTATCCGCGCCCCCACTACGGTGGAAAGCGGGATTACCCGCTGATCGAGTTCACCTCCTCGCCCATCAACTCCGGGCCTGCCGAAGGCGACGACGACCCGAACCGCGTGCCGGGCACCCTGGTCACGGAGCGCAACTACGGCGTGCTGAAATTCACGGGGAAAGGCAAGGACCGCACTCTGGAGCTGGCCACCAAGGATACGAAGGGTCAGACCAAGTGGACGCACCGGATCACCCTGGCCGATCTCGGCTGGGATTGA
- a CDS encoding MotA/TolQ/ExbB proton channel family protein: MLDYLIKLSVMSGGLLPLMALLLLIALAVIIERLYFFNWVIRAGLAMEYAVQKVRYGDRKSLQQVADHYAGAPQAVVLSVALNSRGETAEVMDRHIEESMLWQLPKLDRMLWILDTTVTLAPLLGLFGTIIGMIETFDVLGDSKDPNAVTGGIGHALIATGGGLLIAIITVVFLNYFSKRVRLTMHQMELLKTMVINRIHGGGVTPSEAYGAQAATPENPPIGSQPQATLS; this comes from the coding sequence ATGTTGGATTATTTGATTAAGTTGAGTGTCATGTCCGGCGGTCTGCTGCCGCTGATGGCCCTGCTGCTCCTGATTGCCCTGGCGGTCATCATCGAACGCCTCTATTTCTTCAACTGGGTGATCCGGGCTGGCCTGGCCATGGAGTACGCCGTGCAGAAGGTGCGCTACGGCGATCGCAAGAGCCTGCAGCAGGTGGCCGACCACTATGCCGGTGCGCCGCAGGCCGTGGTGCTCTCCGTCGCGCTCAACTCCCGCGGCGAGACGGCCGAGGTGATGGACCGGCATATCGAGGAGTCCATGCTGTGGCAGCTGCCCAAGCTCGACCGCATGCTGTGGATCCTCGACACCACCGTGACCTTAGCCCCGCTGCTGGGCCTGTTCGGCACCATCATCGGCATGATCGAGACCTTCGACGTGCTGGGTGATTCCAAGGATCCCAACGCCGTCACGGGCGGGATCGGCCATGCCCTCATCGCCACCGGCGGCGGTCTGCTCATCGCCATCATCACCGTGGTGTTCCTCAACTACTTCAGCAAGCGCGTCCGCCTGACCATGCATCAGATGGAGCTGCTCAAGACCATGGTCATCAACCGCATCCATGGCGGCGGCGTCACCCCGAGCGAGGCCTACGGCGCGCAGGCGGCCACGCCCGAGAACCCGCCCATCGGCAGCCAGCCCCAGGCCACCCTGTCCTGA
- a CDS encoding phosphorylase family protein → MTSVAMMALVAAGWLGVPQIAAAAPDMTYHPQPRLGILVPIGPPDYSVLMSQFVKEKTLKYGPFTYFVGTLKQVPTVICIQPFGGPVTRAMSAQAMLTHFNIKALIYPGTSGAHLEADQMVIGDVVLGAKHVNFANFFMTKAGDLIPDEFTAESAMGRFNMLYANPTLLHYLACSATEVAAKAKMPDWVNPGVTQAHPKIFYYGIQGTSTMWLANKAFIHKTHQVFHELDEDGDWFSAVVAAMYDVPFIEVSTISDSIFEFPDTERGIPVPPKSTDPGVHVKNASVLAQDMSNRIAVALIGRYGEKILKGHYPTPETSPVPDAWYADAANPRDLLKGKDCLP, encoded by the coding sequence ATGACCTCCGTTGCAATGATGGCGCTGGTCGCGGCAGGGTGGCTGGGGGTGCCGCAGATCGCAGCGGCAGCGCCCGACATGACCTACCATCCACAGCCCCGTCTGGGCATTCTGGTCCCCATCGGTCCGCCGGACTACAGCGTGCTGATGTCGCAGTTCGTGAAGGAAAAGACGCTCAAATACGGACCGTTCACGTACTTCGTGGGCACCCTCAAGCAGGTGCCGACCGTCATCTGCATCCAGCCCTTCGGCGGGCCGGTCACCCGCGCGATGTCGGCCCAGGCGATGCTCACGCATTTCAATATCAAGGCCCTGATCTATCCGGGTACCTCGGGTGCGCATCTCGAGGCGGATCAGATGGTGATTGGCGATGTGGTGCTGGGTGCCAAGCACGTGAATTTCGCCAACTTCTTCATGACGAAAGCGGGCGATCTGATTCCCGACGAGTTCACTGCCGAGAGTGCGATGGGGCGCTTCAACATGCTGTATGCCAACCCGACCCTGCTGCACTATCTGGCCTGCTCGGCGACGGAGGTCGCCGCCAAGGCGAAAATGCCGGACTGGGTGAATCCCGGCGTGACGCAAGCGCATCCCAAGATCTTCTATTACGGGATTCAGGGTACTTCGACCATGTGGCTGGCGAACAAGGCGTTCATCCACAAGACCCATCAGGTCTTCCACGAGCTGGACGAGGATGGCGACTGGTTCTCCGCGGTCGTGGCGGCCATGTACGACGTGCCCTTCATCGAGGTCAGCACGATATCGGACAGCATTTTCGAATTTCCCGATACCGAGCGGGGCATTCCGGTGCCGCCCAAGTCGACCGACCCGGGGGTTCATGTGAAGAACGCCTCCGTACTGGCCCAGGACATGAGTAATCGGATTGCCGTGGCCCTGATCGGGCGCTATGGCGAAAAGATCCTCAAGGGGCATTACCCGACACCGGAAACCTCGCCGGTTCCCGATGCCTGGTATGCCGACGCGGCCAATCCGCGAGACCTGCTCAAAGGCAAGGATTGCCTGCCCTGA
- a CDS encoding WYL domain-containing transcriptional regulator, producing the protein MNATSELKWDVQQRLKLLECTVLLTGWVRTQALIETFGISRAQASKDFAVYHGLRPENLIYNKSRKYYEASAVFEPLLLSGKASELLDALPLMQSGAPVVALSAQSPAMAMVKPLERELDWSLLRAVSRAICQQIKLQVSYQSMNRPEPAVLTLSPHTLVYNGFRWHVRAFSDTHEAYRDFVLARMRGPVVLLTEQGIPDGDDTAWHTLHEVAIVPHPELPPAQQAVIAEDYGMTDGRIVQPVRQALIPYFLRMMQIDPRRLDPDPRIQQIVLQDVAAVRPYLWS; encoded by the coding sequence GTGAACGCGACAAGCGAGTTGAAGTGGGATGTGCAGCAACGTCTGAAGCTGCTCGAATGCACGGTACTGTTGACGGGCTGGGTGCGCACGCAGGCATTGATCGAAACCTTTGGCATCAGTCGTGCGCAGGCCTCGAAGGATTTCGCGGTCTATCACGGGTTGCGGCCCGAGAACCTCATCTACAACAAATCCCGCAAATACTATGAGGCGAGCGCGGTGTTCGAACCGCTATTGCTGAGCGGCAAGGCATCGGAGTTGTTGGATGCTCTGCCGCTGATGCAGTCCGGTGCGCCGGTGGTGGCCCTGTCGGCGCAAAGCCCGGCCATGGCCATGGTCAAGCCGCTGGAACGGGAACTGGACTGGTCGTTGTTGCGCGCCGTGAGCCGGGCGATCTGCCAGCAGATCAAGCTGCAGGTGTCGTATCAGTCCATGAACCGTCCCGAACCCGCTGTTCTGACGCTCTCCCCACATACGCTGGTATATAACGGGTTTCGCTGGCACGTACGGGCCTTCAGCGACACCCATGAGGCTTATCGGGATTTCGTGTTGGCACGCATGCGTGGGCCGGTTGTCTTGCTCACGGAACAAGGGATCCCCGATGGGGACGACACGGCGTGGCATACCCTGCACGAGGTGGCGATTGTCCCGCATCCCGAGTTGCCTCCGGCTCAGCAGGCCGTCATCGCCGAGGATTACGGGATGACGGATGGCCGGATTGTCCAGCCGGTCCGTCAGGCGCTGATTCCGTATTTTCTGCGGATGATGCAGATCGATCCGCGCCGACTGGATCCCGATCCGCGCATTCAGCAGATCGTCCTGCAAGATGTGGCGGCCGTGCGCCCCTATCTCTGGTCGTGA
- a CDS encoding ribonuclease T2 family protein encodes MIPNVARAIARTLLLTLMFTATAQASGLGPRGLEGLTAARGMSFDHYTFAALWMPGVCHSWHDIGTVCDTTPNDAAVTREFSLHGLWPSIPKELSDRGMKPPTWWKYGCYWYAPDHRIPQSCALPRTALPSTLQQRLDAAMPLTNICLDRHEYTKHIACFGPKEDTFFSDALTVLNRLNASRFTRWISEHRGQTVAKGAIRQAFATSFRQRDAAALELRCDARPGSQRRDVLTQVWITIPTDKLDTFPQPRSFKAGRRGNCADQIVIEDTLH; translated from the coding sequence ATGATCCCGAACGTCGCCCGCGCGATTGCCCGTACCCTGCTGCTTACCCTGATGTTCACGGCAACCGCCCAGGCCTCGGGGCTGGGACCACGAGGCCTGGAAGGCTTGACTGCGGCACGCGGCATGTCGTTCGATCATTACACCTTCGCCGCACTCTGGATGCCTGGCGTCTGCCATAGCTGGCACGATATCGGCACGGTCTGCGACACCACACCGAACGACGCAGCGGTTACCCGGGAATTTTCCCTGCACGGGCTGTGGCCGAGCATTCCCAAGGAACTGAGCGACCGCGGCATGAAACCCCCGACCTGGTGGAAATACGGCTGCTACTGGTATGCGCCCGACCACCGAATTCCCCAGAGCTGCGCCCTGCCGCGCACCGCGCTGCCTTCCACCCTGCAACAACGGCTCGATGCCGCGATGCCCCTGACGAACATCTGTCTGGACCGGCATGAATACACCAAGCACATCGCCTGCTTCGGCCCGAAGGAAGACACGTTCTTCAGCGATGCCCTGACCGTCCTGAATCGCCTCAATGCCAGCCGTTTCACCCGGTGGATCAGCGAACATCGCGGCCAGACCGTCGCCAAGGGTGCCATTCGCCAGGCATTCGCCACCAGTTTCCGGCAACGGGATGCCGCCGCCCTCGAACTGCGTTGCGATGCCCGGCCGGGCAGTCAGCGCCGCGACGTGCTCACCCAGGTCTGGATTACCATCCCCACGGATAAACTCGACACCTTCCCGCAACCCCGAAGCTTCAAGGCGGGTCGACGCGGCAATTGCGCGGATCAGATCGTCATCGAGGACACGCTGCATTGA
- a CDS encoding ExbD/TolR family protein encodes MAKRYHYLDAERPRIEIIPMIDIMMFLLVFFIMVTLKMIPGTGVQLNLPGASTADKLPTTQVVIGVAEDGSMHIADQTMDKDQLAAYLNKMHQDKTQELQVIIAGDKQVSLQNLLAVMDVARAQGISGVGIATSEVKK; translated from the coding sequence ATGGCCAAGCGATATCACTACCTGGATGCCGAGCGTCCGCGGATCGAGATCATCCCGATGATCGACATCATGATGTTCCTGCTCGTGTTCTTCATCATGGTGACGCTCAAGATGATTCCCGGCACCGGCGTGCAGCTCAACCTCCCCGGCGCCAGCACCGCAGACAAGCTGCCCACCACCCAGGTCGTCATCGGCGTCGCCGAAGACGGTTCCATGCACATCGCCGACCAGACCATGGACAAGGATCAGCTGGCCGCCTACCTGAACAAGATGCACCAGGACAAGACCCAGGAACTCCAGGTCATCATCGCCGGCGACAAGCAGGTCTCCCTGCAGAACCTGCTCGCCGTCATGGACGTCGCCCGCGCTCAGGGCATCTCCGGCGTCGGCATCGCTACCAGTGAGGTGAAAAAGTGA
- a CDS encoding TonB-dependent receptor, producing the protein MFSHPACHSPSKIAIAIALSLGAIPATYAAVDTGDIQVQGKSQAGTGFFMTAPSGTVNDIPAEKLNKIQTFNKSASQAQTEITPGQLQMLAPTDSFTQSLANQPNVVVTSDGSSQNGDNVTINGFDKNLINWTLDGVPLNDNDSYTIYTNEFIPTRLISGIKYYPGAASAALPGLAAFGGSVDTYTLDPGPDFSASVLTGYGSFGTYNYGALINSGLLGAKSALPTSFWVYANKNYSKGYFQKTPSDQKQLLFKSITQVGPGALTLFYSRNDQKFNYYWGCSEADLAKYGESCNGTSGEPIVNGKPNTNSYVYRFNEYNNWMGYAKYEATFGKTTLSDQLYTYRGNGYGGGASSYATWLYHPDTNTVSKVATPASGVLIYQSRNDTKRWGNILRMNTAVTQDFNVEAGLWYNHNDTTHDRRYFDGFDGNYLGSLYREPVVTKLWEPYVNLTWKAADALTVQGGLKYLKVHRDFTNLGALAQGKPGQFGVDFHTTMPSIGLNYRINKAISVYANYTQNTQPPQYNQFYTGTYNPNLAPEKGKTYDVGMIYDAGMWTGALDLFRVDFQNYILSTDVYDSTGQQVSMLANAGTALNEGISWQNNFKIDDQWSFYANLGLLNARIKTQDQPFPYAPKHTLSLGGVYTMGPWRATLGAQSVGKSYDKNLNPVDAHTLVDASLRYTLDRGGMDHFGLHKLTVALNASNLLNKHYTYKQAYGSEYRNMPRSFYLSLEAQF; encoded by the coding sequence ATGTTTTCGCATCCCGCGTGCCATTCACCCTCAAAAATTGCCATCGCCATCGCTCTGAGCCTAGGCGCTATTCCTGCCACCTATGCCGCCGTCGACACGGGCGACATCCAGGTTCAGGGCAAATCCCAGGCCGGAACCGGTTTCTTCATGACTGCCCCGAGCGGTACGGTCAATGACATCCCCGCGGAGAAGCTGAACAAGATCCAGACCTTCAACAAGAGCGCGAGCCAGGCGCAAACGGAAATCACGCCCGGCCAGTTGCAGATGCTGGCCCCCACGGATTCCTTCACGCAGAGTCTCGCCAACCAGCCCAACGTGGTGGTCACGAGCGACGGCAGCAGTCAGAACGGCGATAACGTGACCATCAACGGGTTCGACAAGAACCTGATCAACTGGACACTGGACGGCGTACCGCTGAACGATAACGACAGCTACACCATCTACACCAACGAGTTCATTCCGACCCGCCTGATCTCGGGCATCAAGTACTACCCCGGTGCCGCCTCCGCCGCCCTGCCCGGCCTCGCTGCCTTTGGCGGCTCGGTGGACACCTACACCCTCGACCCCGGTCCGGACTTCTCGGCCTCGGTGTTGACCGGCTATGGCTCCTTCGGCACCTACAATTATGGCGCGCTGATCAACTCCGGTCTGCTGGGCGCCAAGTCTGCCCTGCCGACCTCATTCTGGGTCTATGCCAACAAGAATTACAGCAAGGGTTATTTCCAGAAAACGCCCAGCGACCAGAAGCAATTGCTGTTCAAGAGCATCACCCAGGTTGGCCCGGGCGCCCTGACCCTGTTCTACTCCCGCAACGATCAGAAGTTCAACTACTACTGGGGTTGCTCGGAAGCCGATCTCGCGAAGTACGGTGAATCCTGCAACGGCACCAGCGGCGAGCCGATCGTCAACGGCAAGCCCAACACGAATTCCTATGTGTACCGATTCAACGAGTACAACAACTGGATGGGCTACGCCAAGTACGAAGCGACCTTCGGCAAGACCACCCTCTCCGACCAGCTGTATACCTACCGCGGCAATGGCTATGGGGGCGGCGCCAGCAGCTATGCCACCTGGCTGTATCATCCGGACACCAATACCGTGAGCAAGGTCGCCACACCGGCCAGCGGCGTTCTGATCTATCAGTCCCGCAACGACACCAAGCGCTGGGGCAATATCCTGCGCATGAACACGGCCGTCACCCAGGATTTCAATGTCGAGGCCGGCCTCTGGTACAACCACAACGACACGACCCACGACCGCCGGTATTTCGACGGCTTCGACGGCAATTACCTTGGGTCCCTGTATAGGGAACCGGTGGTCACCAAGCTCTGGGAACCCTACGTCAACCTGACCTGGAAAGCGGCCGACGCCCTCACCGTTCAGGGTGGCCTGAAATACCTCAAGGTCCATCGTGACTTCACCAACCTGGGCGCGCTAGCACAGGGCAAGCCCGGCCAGTTCGGCGTGGATTTCCACACCACGATGCCGTCCATTGGCCTCAACTACCGCATCAACAAGGCGATCAGCGTGTACGCCAACTACACGCAGAACACGCAACCGCCCCAGTACAACCAGTTCTATACCGGGACCTACAATCCCAATCTCGCTCCGGAAAAGGGCAAGACCTACGATGTCGGCATGATCTACGATGCGGGCATGTGGACCGGGGCGCTCGATCTGTTCCGCGTCGATTTCCAGAACTACATCCTGAGTACCGACGTCTATGACAGCACCGGCCAACAGGTCTCCATGCTGGCCAATGCGGGAACCGCGCTCAACGAGGGCATTTCCTGGCAGAACAACTTCAAGATCGACGATCAGTGGTCCTTCTATGCCAACCTCGGCCTGCTGAATGCCCGGATCAAGACCCAGGATCAGCCCTTCCCGTACGCGCCGAAGCATACCCTGTCCCTCGGCGGCGTCTATACGATGGGCCCCTGGCGCGCCACCCTCGGTGCGCAGTCGGTCGGCAAGTCCTACGACAAGAACCTGAACCCGGTGGACGCGCATACTTTGGTCGACGCCAGCCTGCGTTATACTCTGGATCGCGGTGGCATGGACCACTTCGGACTGCATAAGCTGACCGTCGCCCTGAATGCCAGCAACCTGCTGAACAAGCATTACACGTACAAGCAGGCTTATGGCAGTGAATATCGCAACATGCCGCGGAGCTTCTACCTGAGTCTGGAGGCCCAGTTCTAA